A stretch of the Drosophila sulfurigaster albostrigata strain 15112-1811.04 chromosome 2L, ASM2355843v2, whole genome shotgun sequence genome encodes the following:
- the LOC133835221 gene encoding multidrug resistance-associated protein 1 isoform X7, producing the protein MAEESAMDRFCGSEFWNSSLSWWTEDPDLTPCFEQTALVWTPCAFFWLFMLFDFWYLKASLDKNIPWSKISISKLLFTIGLLVITILDLIMAFVKKGGDTDLPRYPLDVWGPIIKIATFLLVLLFIPLNRKFGVQTSGCQFMFWFLFVILSIPRCRTEARAHQQRNEILDSNQEEIPDYSWEEYQFVSFFIFYAFACVMLFLNCFSDAMPRQTKYKRGPNEIPELSASFLSRITYRWFDSMALKGYRNPLEEDDLWDLRPQDSCKEVMPTFAYYWNKNVRKNYKQAAQTSEPKAQFANGKVSFENPQGNGRKKGMASIMPPIYKSFGGIFLFGSFFKLIADVLTFAQPQVLSLIIGYVEAFETTPQPEWKGILYSVLLFVLASIQTFILAQYFHRMFIVGLRIRTALINCIYRKALRISNAARKESTVGEIVNLMAVDAQRFMDLTTYLNMLWSAPLQIGLALYFLWQELGPSVLAGLAVMIIMIPLNGFIASRIKTYQIQQMTYKDKRVKLMNEVLSGIKVLKLYAWEPSFEKQVLDIRDKEIATLRSTAYLNASTSFLWSCAPFLVSLVTFATYVLIDENNVLDAKKTFVSLSLFNILRFPLTMLPMLITNLVQTQVSVKRINKFLNSEELDPNNVQHDKSRPHPIIIENGHFSWGDEDETTLKNISMEVPKNNLVAIVGTVGSGKSSVVQAILGEMEKISGSVNTVGRLAYVPQQAWIQNATVRDNILFGKAYDRKRYNRVIDACALRTDIEILSAGDLTEIGEKGINLSGGQKQRISLARAVYNDADLYLLDDPLSAVDAHVGKHIFEEVIGPKGMLKNKTRVLVTHGITFLPQVDNIYVMKAGQVSENGTYAQLLKNKGAFADFLIQHLQDGEEEEEDLNQIKRQLSENAEPELLAPIEKAIKLARTESLSDSISVTSADSLMGRGSLRRRARRQESYDSAASAASLKRKQEVEGKLIETEKSQTGGVEFAVYKHYIKSVGIFLSVATLVLNFAFQAFQIGSNIWLTQWSNDKEVETNTAKRDMYLGVYGAFGFAQVGTNFFSSLMISLGGLQCSRILHNELLHSNLRWPMELFDTTPLGRVVNRFSKDIDTIDNTLPFNIRVVLSQAFMVLATIVVISISTPIFLAVIVPIGFIYYFAQRFYVATSRQLMRLESVSRSPIYSHFGETVTGVSTIRAYTVEDRFIEESDNKVDKNQVCKYPSLIANRWLAIRLEMVGNLIILFASLFAVLGGQSNPGLVGLSVSYALQVTQTLNWLVRMSSDIETNIVSVERIKEYGETKQEAAWELEEDKKKPKNWPADGRVEFSNFQVRYREGLDLVLRGVSFNISGGEKVGIVGRTGAGKSSLTLALFRIIESAGGKIIIDGEDIAQLGLHMLRSRLTIIPQDPVLFSGSLRANLDPFDVKTDEEIWKALELSHLKAFAKGLPSGLNHEISEGGDNLSVGQRQLVCLARALLRKTKVLVLDEATAAVDLETDDLIQKTIRSEFKDCTVLTIAHRLNTIMDSDKVIVLDKGQITEFASPTELLDNPKSAFYSMAKDANLV; encoded by the exons ATGGCGGAAGAGTCAGCCATGGACCGCTTTTGCGGTTCCGAATTTTgg AATTCCAGTTTGTCGTGGTGGACAGAAGATCCCGATCTAACACCCTGCTTTGAACAAACAGCTTTAGTTTGGACACCATGCGCCTTCTTCTGGCTGTTTATGTTGTTTGATTTCTGGTATCTCAAGGCCAGTTTGGACAAGAATATTCCATGGAGTAAAATTAGCATTTCTAAATTGCTCTTCACTATCGGACTATTGGTGATTACCATCCTCGATCTAATCATGGCCTTTGTGAAGAAGGGCGGCGACACTGATCTGCCCAGGTACCCTCTTGACGTCTGGGGACCGATCATCAAAATTGCCACATTT ttgctggtgttgctCTTTATTCCGCTGAACCGCAAGTTTGGCGTGCAGACATCGGGTTGCCAGTTCATGTTCTGGTTCCTCTTTGTCATTCTCTCGATTCCACGCTGTCGCACTGAAGCTCGGGCTCATCAACAGCGTAACGAGATACTTGATTCGAATCAAGAGGAGATACCTGACTACTCATGGGAGGAGTATCAGTTTGTCAGCTTCTTCATCTTCTATGCCTTCGCTTGCGTCATGCTGTTCCTCAACTGCTTCTCCGACGCGATGCCACGTCAGACCAAATATAAGCGTGGCCCGAATGAGATTCCCGAGCTCTCGGCCAGTTTCCTATCACGCATCACGTATCGTTGGTTCGATAGCATGGCACTGAAGGGTTACCGCAATCCTCTCGAGGAAGATGATCTCTGGGATTTGCGCCCTCAGGATAGCTGCAAGGAAGTCATGCCCACGTTCGCCTATTACTGGAATAAGAATGTGCGTAAAAACTACAAACAGGCGGCTCAGACATCGGAACCGAAGGCACAGTTCGCTAATGGCAAAGTCTCGTTCGAGAATCCCCAGGGCAATGGACGCAAGAAGGGCATGGCTAGCATTATGCCGCCCATTTACAAATCCTTTGGTGGCATCTTCTTGTTTGGCTCATTCTTCAAACTTATCGCCGATGTGCTGACTTTTGCTCAACCCCAAGTGCTGAGCTTGATCATTGGCTATGTGGAGGCTTTTGAAACAACGCCGCAACCCGAATGGAAGGGTATTCTGTATTCGGTGTTGCTCTTTGTGTTGGCCAGCATACAAACCTTTATATTGGCACAATATTTCCATCGCATGTTCATCGTTGGTCTGCGCATCCGAACAGCGCTCATCAATTGCATTTATCGCAAGGCGTTGCGCATCTCGAACGCGGCTCGCAAGGAATCGACTGTGGGTGAAATCGTCAATTTGATGGCTGTGGACGCACAACGTTTCATGGATCTGACCACATACTTGAACATGTTGTGGTCGGCACCGCTGCAAATCGGTTTGGCGCTGTATTTCTTGTGGCAGGAATTGGGACCCTCGGTGCTCGCCGGTCTCGCTGTGATGATCATCATGATTCCCTTGAACGGTTTCATTGCCAGTCGCATCAAGACCTATCAGATTCAGCAGATGACCTACAAGGATAAACGTGTCAAGCTCATGAATGAAGTCTTGAGTGGCATCAAG GTACTTAAACTTTACGCCTGGGAGCCGAGCTTTGAGAAGCAAGTTTTGGATATACGTGATAAGGAAATTGCAACACTGCGCTCCACCGCCTATCTGAATGCCAGCACATCGTTCCTCTGGTCTTGTGCCCCATTTTTG GTTTCATTAGTCACATTTGCCACTTATGTTCTAATCGATGAAAATAATGTGCTTGATGCGAAAAAAACCTTTGTCTCATTATCATTATTCAACATTCTTCGTTTTCCGTTAACAATGTTGCCCATGCTGATCACCAACCTGGTGCAA ACGCAAGTGTCCGTCAAACGTATAAACAAATTCTTGAACAGTGAAGAGCTGGATCCTAACAACGTGCAACACGACAAGTCCAGGC CTCATCCCATTATCATTGAGAATGGCCACTTCTCATGGGGCGATGAGGATGAGACTACGCTCAAGAATATTAGCATGGAAGTGCCAAAGAATAATTTGGTCGCCATTGTGGGCACCGTCGGCTCTGGTAAGTCCTCCGTGGTACAGGCCATCCTGGGCGAAATGGAAAAGATTTCGGGCAGTGTCAACACGGTAGGCAGACTGGCCTATGTGCCACAACAGGCTTGGATCCAGAACGCCACAGTGCGTGATAACATATTGTTTGGCAAGGCCTACGATCGCAAGCGTTACAATCGTGTGATCGATGCCTGCGCTTTGCGCACggatattgaaattttatccGCTGGCGATTTGACCGAAATCGGTGAGAAGGGCATCAATTTGTCGGGTGGCCAAAAGCAGCGTATCTCATTGGCTCGCGCCGTCTACAATGATGCCGATTTGTATCTGCTCGATGATCCGCTGAGTGCCGTCGACGCTCACGTAGGCAAACACATCTTTGAGGAAGTGATCGGACCGAAGGGAATGCTTAAGAACAAGACACGTGTGCTGGTTACCCATGGCATTACGTTCTTGCCCCAAGTGGACAACATTTACGTGATGAAGGCGGGCCAGGTCAGCGAGAATGGCACCTACGCCCAATTGCTGAAGAACAAGGGCGCCTTTGCCGACTTCCTCATCCAGCACTTGCAGGATggcgaggaggaggaagaggatctcaatcaaatcaaacgtCAATTGTCTGAAAATGCTGAACCCGAACTGCTTGCACCCATTGAGAAGGCCATTAAGCTTGCGCGCACCGAGAGTTTGTCGGACTCCAT CTCTGTGACCTCAGCTGATAGTTTGATGGGACGCGGCAGTCTGCGTCGTCGCGCCAGGCGACAGGAGTCGTATGATTCAGCAGCTTCGGCTGCCTCCCTGAAGCGCAAGCAGGAGGTCGAGGGCAAGCTGATTGAGACAGAAAAGTCACAAACGGGCGGCGTTGAATTTGCCGTCTACAAGCATTACATCAAGAGCGTTGGCATCTTCCTCTCTGTGGCCACACTTGTGCTCAACTTTGCGTTCCAAGCATTCCAAATCGGTTCAAATATCTGGCTCACCCAATGGTCCAATGACAAAGAAGTCGAAACTAATACAGCAAAGAGAGATATGTACTTGGGTGTCTATGGTGCCTTCGGTTTTGCTCAAG tCGGAACGAATTTCTTCTCATCACTCATGATCTCATTGGGCGGTCTTCAGTGTTCGCGCATCCTGCATAATGAACTCTTGCATTCCAATTTGAGATGGCCGATGGAACTGTTCGATACTACACCGCTGGGACGAGTCGTTAATCGATTTTCGAAAGATATCGATACCATCGATAACACATTGCCATTCAATATACGGGTCGTTTTAAGTCAGGCTTTCATG GTTCTCGCCACTATTGTGGTTATTAGTATATCGACGCCGATTTTCTTGGCTGTCATTGTGCCCATTGGATTTATCTACTACTTTGCGCAACGCTTCTATGTGGCCACCTCTCGTCAGCTGATGCGTTTGGAGTCCGTTTCCCGTTCGCCTATCTATTCGCACTTCGGCGAAACCGTCACCGGAGTCTCCACGATTCGTGCCTACACTGTGGAGGATCG CTTCATTGAGGAATCGGACAACAAGGTGGACAAGAATCAGGTGTGCAAATATCCTTCGCTGATTGCCAATCGTTGGCTCGCCATCCGCCTGGAAATGGTCGGCAATCTGATCATCTTGTTTGCCTCGCTCTTCGCTGTGCTTGGCGGACAATCGAATCCCGGTCTGGTCGGTCTGTCGGTTAGCTATGCGCTGCAGGTGACCCAAACCCTTAACTGGCTGGTGCGCATGTCCTCAGACATTGAGACAAACATTGTATCCGTGGAGCGTATCAAGGAGTATGGCGAGACCAAGCAGGAAGCCGCCTGGGAACTGGAGGAGGACAAGAAGAAGCCCAAGAACTGGCCCGCCGATGGTCGCGTCGAGTTCAGCAACTTCCAAGTTCGTTATCGCGAGGGTCTCGATCTAGTGCTGCGTGGCGTTAGCTTTAACATCAGCGGCGGCGAAAAGGTCGGAATTGTGGGACGCACTGGCGCCGGCAAATCCAGTTTGACGCTGGCACTGTTCAG AATCATAGAGTCTGCCGGTGGTAAAATTATTATCGATGGCGAGGATATTGCTCAGCTGGGTCTGCACATGCTGCGCTCCCGTTTGACCATCATCCCACAGGATCCAGTGCTGTTCTCTGGATCACTGCGCGCCAATCTTGATCCCTTCGATGTGAAGACCGACGAAGAAATCTGGAAGGCACTCGAGTTGTCTCATTTGAAGGCATTTGCCAAGGGACTGCCATCCGGTCTGAATCATGAGATCAGCGAAGGAGGCGACAATCTGTCTGTTGGTCAACGTCAATTGGTTTGTCTGGCTCGTGCTCTGCTCCGTAAAACGAAAGTGCTGGTGCTTGATGAGGCCACAGCTGCTGTCGATTTGGAAACCGATGATCTGATTCAG AAAACAATTCGTAGCGAGTTCAAGGATTGCACTGTGCTAACAATTGCCCATCGATTGAATACGATTATGGACTCAGATAAGGTTATTGTGCTGGACAAGGGACAGATTACAGAGTTTGCTTCGCCCACCGAGCTGCTGGACAATCCCAAGTCGGCCTTCTACAGCATGGCCAAGGATGCTAATCTGGTTTAG
- the LOC133835221 gene encoding multidrug resistance-associated protein 1 isoform X12, with translation MAEESAMDRFCGSEFWNSSLSWWTEDPDLTPCFEQTALVWTPCAFFWLFMLFDFWYLKASLDKNIPWSKISISKLLFTIGLLVITILDLIMAFVKKGGDTDLPRYPLDVWGPIIKIATFLLVLLFIPLNRKFGVQTSGCQFMFWFLFVILSIPRCRTEARAHQQRNEILDSNQEEIPDYSWEEYQFVSFFIFYAFACVMLFLNCFSDAMPRQTKYKRGPNEIPELSASFLSRITYRWFDSMALKGYRNPLEEDDLWDLRPQDSCKEVMPTFAYYWNKNVRKNYKQAAQTSEPKAQFANGKVSFENPQGNGRKKGMASIMPPIYKSFGGIFLFGSFFKLIADVLTFAQPQVLSLIIGYVEAFETTPQPEWKGILYSVLLFVLASIQTFILAQYFHRMFIVGLRIRTALINCIYRKALRISNAARKESTVGEIVNLMAVDAQRFMDLTTYLNMLWSAPLQIGLALYFLWQELGPSVLAGLAVMIIMIPLNGFIASRIKTYQIQQMTYKDKRVKLMNEVLSGIKVLKLYAWEPSFEKQVLDIRDKEIATLRSTAYLNASTSFLWSCAPFLVSLVTFATYLLTDEANQLSTKKVFVSIALFDIIKLPLTIIPMLNADIAETQVSVKRINKFLNSEELDPNNVQHDKSRPHPIIIENGHFSWGDEDETTLKNISMEVPKNNLVAIVGTVGSGKSSVVQAILGEMEKISGSVNTVGRLAYVPQQAWIQNATVRDNILFGKAYDRKRYNRVIDACALRTDIEILSAGDLTEIGEKGINLSGGQKQRISLARAVYNDADLYLLDDPLSAVDAHVGKHIFEEVIGPKGMLKNKTRVLVTHGITFLPQVDNIYVMKAGQVSENGTYAQLLKNKGAFADFLIQHLQDGEEEEEDLNQIKRQLSENAEPELLAPIEKAIKLARTESLSDSISVTSADSLMGRGSLRRRARRQESYDSAASAASLKRKQEVEGKLIETEKSQTGGVEFAVYKHYIKSVGIFLSVATLVLNFAFQAFQIGSNIWLTQWSNDKEVETNTAKRDMYLGVYGAFGFAQVISFIGAVFLVNIGGLIGAKKIFRQLLRRILGAPQEFFDMKPRGRILDRLSNDVYKLDVVLPDLLRVFNAQAYRVLATIVVISISTPIFLAVIVPIGFIYYFAQRFYVATSRQLMRLESVSRSPIYSHFGETVTGVSTIRAYTVEDRFIEESDNKVDKNQVCKYPSLIANRWLAIRLEMVGNLIILFASLFAVLGGQSNPGLVGLSVSYALQVTQTLNWLVRMSSDIETNIVSVERIKEYGETKQEAAWELEEDKKKPKNWPADGRVEFSNFQVRYREGLDLVLRGVSFNISGGEKVGIVGRTGAGKSSLTLALFRIIESAGGKIIIDGEDIAQLGLHMLRSRLTIIPQDPVLFSGSLRANLDPFDVKTDEEIWKALELSHLKAFAKGLPSGLNHEISEGGDNLSVGQRQLVCLARALLRKTKVLVLDEATAAVDLETDDLIQKTIRSEFKDCTVLTIAHRLNTIMDSDKVIVLDKGQITEFASPTELLDNPKSAFYSMAKDANLV, from the exons ATGGCGGAAGAGTCAGCCATGGACCGCTTTTGCGGTTCCGAATTTTgg AATTCCAGTTTGTCGTGGTGGACAGAAGATCCCGATCTAACACCCTGCTTTGAACAAACAGCTTTAGTTTGGACACCATGCGCCTTCTTCTGGCTGTTTATGTTGTTTGATTTCTGGTATCTCAAGGCCAGTTTGGACAAGAATATTCCATGGAGTAAAATTAGCATTTCTAAATTGCTCTTCACTATCGGACTATTGGTGATTACCATCCTCGATCTAATCATGGCCTTTGTGAAGAAGGGCGGCGACACTGATCTGCCCAGGTACCCTCTTGACGTCTGGGGACCGATCATCAAAATTGCCACATTT ttgctggtgttgctCTTTATTCCGCTGAACCGCAAGTTTGGCGTGCAGACATCGGGTTGCCAGTTCATGTTCTGGTTCCTCTTTGTCATTCTCTCGATTCCACGCTGTCGCACTGAAGCTCGGGCTCATCAACAGCGTAACGAGATACTTGATTCGAATCAAGAGGAGATACCTGACTACTCATGGGAGGAGTATCAGTTTGTCAGCTTCTTCATCTTCTATGCCTTCGCTTGCGTCATGCTGTTCCTCAACTGCTTCTCCGACGCGATGCCACGTCAGACCAAATATAAGCGTGGCCCGAATGAGATTCCCGAGCTCTCGGCCAGTTTCCTATCACGCATCACGTATCGTTGGTTCGATAGCATGGCACTGAAGGGTTACCGCAATCCTCTCGAGGAAGATGATCTCTGGGATTTGCGCCCTCAGGATAGCTGCAAGGAAGTCATGCCCACGTTCGCCTATTACTGGAATAAGAATGTGCGTAAAAACTACAAACAGGCGGCTCAGACATCGGAACCGAAGGCACAGTTCGCTAATGGCAAAGTCTCGTTCGAGAATCCCCAGGGCAATGGACGCAAGAAGGGCATGGCTAGCATTATGCCGCCCATTTACAAATCCTTTGGTGGCATCTTCTTGTTTGGCTCATTCTTCAAACTTATCGCCGATGTGCTGACTTTTGCTCAACCCCAAGTGCTGAGCTTGATCATTGGCTATGTGGAGGCTTTTGAAACAACGCCGCAACCCGAATGGAAGGGTATTCTGTATTCGGTGTTGCTCTTTGTGTTGGCCAGCATACAAACCTTTATATTGGCACAATATTTCCATCGCATGTTCATCGTTGGTCTGCGCATCCGAACAGCGCTCATCAATTGCATTTATCGCAAGGCGTTGCGCATCTCGAACGCGGCTCGCAAGGAATCGACTGTGGGTGAAATCGTCAATTTGATGGCTGTGGACGCACAACGTTTCATGGATCTGACCACATACTTGAACATGTTGTGGTCGGCACCGCTGCAAATCGGTTTGGCGCTGTATTTCTTGTGGCAGGAATTGGGACCCTCGGTGCTCGCCGGTCTCGCTGTGATGATCATCATGATTCCCTTGAACGGTTTCATTGCCAGTCGCATCAAGACCTATCAGATTCAGCAGATGACCTACAAGGATAAACGTGTCAAGCTCATGAATGAAGTCTTGAGTGGCATCAAG GTACTTAAACTTTACGCCTGGGAGCCGAGCTTTGAGAAGCAAGTTTTGGATATACGTGATAAGGAAATTGCAACACTGCGCTCCACCGCCTATCTGAATGCCAGCACATCGTTCCTCTGGTCTTGTGCCCCATTTTTG gtatcACTGGTAACTTTTGCCACTTACCTGCTAACCGATGAGGCGAATCAGCTGAGCACTAAGAAGGTCTTTGTCAGCATCGCACTGTTCGACATTATCAAATTGCCGCTCACAATTATCCCTATGCTGAATGCTGACATAGCCGAG ACGCAAGTGTCCGTCAAACGTATAAACAAATTCTTGAACAGTGAAGAGCTGGATCCTAACAACGTGCAACACGACAAGTCCAGGC CTCATCCCATTATCATTGAGAATGGCCACTTCTCATGGGGCGATGAGGATGAGACTACGCTCAAGAATATTAGCATGGAAGTGCCAAAGAATAATTTGGTCGCCATTGTGGGCACCGTCGGCTCTGGTAAGTCCTCCGTGGTACAGGCCATCCTGGGCGAAATGGAAAAGATTTCGGGCAGTGTCAACACGGTAGGCAGACTGGCCTATGTGCCACAACAGGCTTGGATCCAGAACGCCACAGTGCGTGATAACATATTGTTTGGCAAGGCCTACGATCGCAAGCGTTACAATCGTGTGATCGATGCCTGCGCTTTGCGCACggatattgaaattttatccGCTGGCGATTTGACCGAAATCGGTGAGAAGGGCATCAATTTGTCGGGTGGCCAAAAGCAGCGTATCTCATTGGCTCGCGCCGTCTACAATGATGCCGATTTGTATCTGCTCGATGATCCGCTGAGTGCCGTCGACGCTCACGTAGGCAAACACATCTTTGAGGAAGTGATCGGACCGAAGGGAATGCTTAAGAACAAGACACGTGTGCTGGTTACCCATGGCATTACGTTCTTGCCCCAAGTGGACAACATTTACGTGATGAAGGCGGGCCAGGTCAGCGAGAATGGCACCTACGCCCAATTGCTGAAGAACAAGGGCGCCTTTGCCGACTTCCTCATCCAGCACTTGCAGGATggcgaggaggaggaagaggatctcaatcaaatcaaacgtCAATTGTCTGAAAATGCTGAACCCGAACTGCTTGCACCCATTGAGAAGGCCATTAAGCTTGCGCGCACCGAGAGTTTGTCGGACTCCAT CTCTGTGACCTCAGCTGATAGTTTGATGGGACGCGGCAGTCTGCGTCGTCGCGCCAGGCGACAGGAGTCGTATGATTCAGCAGCTTCGGCTGCCTCCCTGAAGCGCAAGCAGGAGGTCGAGGGCAAGCTGATTGAGACAGAAAAGTCACAAACGGGCGGCGTTGAATTTGCCGTCTACAAGCATTACATCAAGAGCGTTGGCATCTTCCTCTCTGTGGCCACACTTGTGCTCAACTTTGCGTTCCAAGCATTCCAAATCGGTTCAAATATCTGGCTCACCCAATGGTCCAATGACAAAGAAGTCGAAACTAATACAGCAAAGAGAGATATGTACTTGGGTGTCTATGGTGCCTTCGGTTTTGCTCAAG TCATTAGCTTTATTGGAGCTGTATTTCTCGTTAATATTGGCGGATTGATTGGGGCCAAGAAAATCTTTCGACAATTGTTGAGGCGTATTCTGGGCGCCCCTCAAGAGTTTTTCGATATGAAGCCGCGGGGTCGAATACTAGATCGTCTGTCCAACGACGTCTACAAATTGGATGTGGTATTGCCTGATTTATTGCGAGTCTTTAATGCTCAAGCGTATCGG GTTCTCGCCACTATTGTGGTTATTAGTATATCGACGCCGATTTTCTTGGCTGTCATTGTGCCCATTGGATTTATCTACTACTTTGCGCAACGCTTCTATGTGGCCACCTCTCGTCAGCTGATGCGTTTGGAGTCCGTTTCCCGTTCGCCTATCTATTCGCACTTCGGCGAAACCGTCACCGGAGTCTCCACGATTCGTGCCTACACTGTGGAGGATCG CTTCATTGAGGAATCGGACAACAAGGTGGACAAGAATCAGGTGTGCAAATATCCTTCGCTGATTGCCAATCGTTGGCTCGCCATCCGCCTGGAAATGGTCGGCAATCTGATCATCTTGTTTGCCTCGCTCTTCGCTGTGCTTGGCGGACAATCGAATCCCGGTCTGGTCGGTCTGTCGGTTAGCTATGCGCTGCAGGTGACCCAAACCCTTAACTGGCTGGTGCGCATGTCCTCAGACATTGAGACAAACATTGTATCCGTGGAGCGTATCAAGGAGTATGGCGAGACCAAGCAGGAAGCCGCCTGGGAACTGGAGGAGGACAAGAAGAAGCCCAAGAACTGGCCCGCCGATGGTCGCGTCGAGTTCAGCAACTTCCAAGTTCGTTATCGCGAGGGTCTCGATCTAGTGCTGCGTGGCGTTAGCTTTAACATCAGCGGCGGCGAAAAGGTCGGAATTGTGGGACGCACTGGCGCCGGCAAATCCAGTTTGACGCTGGCACTGTTCAG AATCATAGAGTCTGCCGGTGGTAAAATTATTATCGATGGCGAGGATATTGCTCAGCTGGGTCTGCACATGCTGCGCTCCCGTTTGACCATCATCCCACAGGATCCAGTGCTGTTCTCTGGATCACTGCGCGCCAATCTTGATCCCTTCGATGTGAAGACCGACGAAGAAATCTGGAAGGCACTCGAGTTGTCTCATTTGAAGGCATTTGCCAAGGGACTGCCATCCGGTCTGAATCATGAGATCAGCGAAGGAGGCGACAATCTGTCTGTTGGTCAACGTCAATTGGTTTGTCTGGCTCGTGCTCTGCTCCGTAAAACGAAAGTGCTGGTGCTTGATGAGGCCACAGCTGCTGTCGATTTGGAAACCGATGATCTGATTCAG AAAACAATTCGTAGCGAGTTCAAGGATTGCACTGTGCTAACAATTGCCCATCGATTGAATACGATTATGGACTCAGATAAGGTTATTGTGCTGGACAAGGGACAGATTACAGAGTTTGCTTCGCCCACCGAGCTGCTGGACAATCCCAAGTCGGCCTTCTACAGCATGGCCAAGGATGCTAATCTGGTTTAG